The Budorcas taxicolor isolate Tak-1 chromosome 2, Takin1.1, whole genome shotgun sequence genome window below encodes:
- the LOC128060261 gene encoding olfactory receptor 4A47-like yields MEPRNNLSYFVLSGLKKNPKEQKVLFVMFLVFCILIVLGNFLIIITVTVSKTLNSPVYFFLASLAFMDVTSSSTTCRLISDFFFVWGWRDISFESCMTQLFAEHIFAGSGVFLLLVMAYDCYVAICKSLHYLVIMRQKVGVVLLVVSWVGGCLHSIIQLCTVYGLPFCGPNITDHYVCDMYPLLKLICTDTYVSDLLVAFNGGLICTLGFLLLLVSYRVILHSLKNLSQEGRQNALQTCGSHITVVVCFFVSCIFMAARPAKTFPIDKLLSVFYTIITPMLNPLIYSLRSSELTNAMKMLWRRNIVSHIN; encoded by the exons ATGGAACCAAGGAACAATTTATCTTACTTTGTCCTCTCAGGCCTCAAAAAGAATCCAAAGGAGCAAAAAGTCCTTTTTGTCATGTTCCTGGTCTTTTGCATTTTGATTGTACTGGGCAACTTTCTCATTATCATTACTGTAACTGTCAGTAAGACTCTGAACTCACCAGTGTACTTTTTTCTTGCTAGCTTAGCGTTTATGGATGTCACTTCTTCTTCTACTACCTGCAGATTGATTTCAGACTTTTTCTTTGTGTGGGGGTGGAGGGACATATCTTTTGAATCTTGCATGACTCAGCTGTTTGCAGAGCACATTTTTGCTGGATCAGGGGTCTTCCTTCTGCTTGTGATGGCCTATGACTGCTATGTGGCCATATGCAAGTCCTTGCATTATTTGGTGATCATGAGGCAAAAGGTGGGTGTTGTGCTGCTGGTGGTGTCCTGGGTTGGAGGCTGTCTACACTCAATAATTCAACTTTGCACCGTTTATGGGCTGCCATTCTGTGGTCCCAATATCACTGACCACTATGTGTGTGACATGTACCCCTTATTGAAACTCATCTGCACTGACACCTATGTCAGTGACCTTCTAGTTGCATTCAATGGAGGACTGATCTGCACTCTTGGGTTTTTGCTCTTACTCGTCTCCTATAGAGTCATTCTGCACTCTCTGAAGAacctgagtcaggaagggagGCAGAACGCCCTCCAGACATGTGGTTCCCACATCACGGTGGTTGTCTGCTTCTTTGTTTCCTGTATTTTCATG gcagcaagacctgCTAAAACATTCCCCATTGATAAACTATTGAGTGTGTTTTATACAATCATAACGCCCATGCTGAACCCATTAATCTACAGTCTAAGAAGTTCTGAGTTGACTAATGCTatgaagatgctctggagaagaaaCATTGTATCTCATATTAATTAA
- the LOC128070608 gene encoding olfactory receptor 4A47-like, with product MESKNNVTYFVLLGLTQNPKEGKALFVMFLFLYILTVVGNFLIIVTIIVSKSLKTPMYFFLACLSFMDITYSSSITPRLISDLFFGEKTITFKSCMTQLFIEHLFSGSGVFLLLVMAYDRYVAICKPLHYLVIMRQRVCVVLLVVSWVGGFLHSVIQLSTVYWLPFCGPNIIDHFLCDMYPLLKLVCTDTFVIGILVLANGGLICTVVFLLLLISYGVILHSLKNLSQEGRWKALQTCGSHITVVVCFFVPCIFIYVRPAKTFYIDKSLTVFYTVITPMLNPLIYSLRNSELTYAMKKLWKRNIIPHIK from the coding sequence ATGGAGTCAAAAAACAATGTAACCTACTTTGTTCTCCTGGGACTCACACAGAATCCAAAGGAGGGGAAAGCACTTTTTGTTATGTTCCTGTTTCTCTACATTTTGACTGTGGTGGGCAATTTTCTAATTATAGTCACTATAATTGTCAGTAAGTCCCTGAAAACACCAATGTACTTTTTTCTTGCTTGCTTGTCATTTATGGATATTACTTATTCCTCTTCTATTACCCCCAGATTGATCTCCGACttgttctttggagaaaaaaccataactttcaAATCTTGCATGACCCAGCTCTTTATAGAGCACCTTTTTTCTGGATCAGGGGTCTTCCTTCTGCTGGTCATGGCCTATGACAGAtacgtggccatctgcaagcccttGCATTATTTGGTGATCATGAGGCAAAGGGTGTGTGTTGTGCTGCTTGTGGTGTCCTGGGTTGGAGGTTTTCTGCATTCAGTAATTCAACTTAGCACTGTTTATTGGCTCCCTTTCTGTGGCCCCAATATCATTGATCACTTTCTCTGTGACATGTACCCTTTATTGAAACTCGTCTGTACTGATACCTTTGTCATTGGTATCTTAGTGCTGGCCAATGGGGGGCTGATCTGCACTGTTGTGTTTCTGCTCTTACTCATCTCCTATGGAGTCATCCTGCATTCTCTGAAGAacctgagtcaggaagggagGTGGAAAGCCCTCCAAACCTGTGGTTCCCACATCACTGTGGTTGTCTGCTTCTTTGTTCCCTGTATTTTCATATATGTAAGACCTGCTAAGACCTTCTACATTGATAAATCATTGACTGTGTTCTATACAGTTATAACCCCCATGCTGAACCCACTAATCTACAGTCTAAGAAATTCTGAGTTAACTTATGCTATGAAGAAGCTCTGGAAAAGAAACATCATACCCCATATTAAATAA